A single genomic interval of Lathyrus oleraceus cultivar Zhongwan6 chromosome 7, CAAS_Psat_ZW6_1.0, whole genome shotgun sequence harbors:
- the LOC127102898 gene encoding uncharacterized protein LOC127102898: MENVEKWKYVYQIRLSLERELGKDVFECKKVLSLIQEAGLMKIVTGYGKCYVMLIKEFIMNISKECDNKRSKEFRKAYVRVRCVDFSPEIVNRIGAANWVPTNHTSNIATGLGKFIYIVGTKSNFDFAAYVFYQTMKHVASYPVKLPIAFPYLICGVILSQHPSILINFDSTCKMDPSLSLHYRLFTRKHVPDIVMTSGHTSSRSTDRTIILTELEDTCKTLDENIKNYTESKCKLEMLIKALSEEEGGEKADRTDDEKDNKDRTTTSDEEETNSDED; the protein is encoded by the exons ATGGAAAATGTTGAAAAATGGAAATATGTTTATCAAATAAGGTTATCATTAGAAAGGGAATTGGGGAAGGATGTATTTGAATGTAAAAAGGTGCTGAGTCTAATTCAAGAAGCTGGTCTGATGAAAATTGTAACAGGTTATGGGAAGTGCTATGTGATGCTGATCAAAGAATTTATTATGAACATCTCCAAAGAGTGTGACAACAAAAGGAGCAAGGAATTTAGAAAAGCGTATGTTAGAGTTAGATGTGTGGATTTTTCTCCTGAAATAGTCAACAG AATTGGAGCTGCTAATTGGGTTCCTACCAATCACACCTCCAATATAGCTACTGGGCTAGGTAAGTTCATCTACATTGTTGGGACCAAGTCAAATTTTGATTTTGCGGCTTATGTTTTTTATCAGACTATGAAACATGTTGCATCTTATCCTGTTAAATTGCCAATAGCTTTTCCCTATTTGATTTGTGGAGTTATCCTGAGTCAACACCCTAGCATATTGATCAATTTTGACAGTACTTGCAAAATGGACCCTTCTCTCTCATTGCATTATAGACTGTTCACTAGGAAACATGTCCcagacattgtcatgacatctggaCATACTTCTTCAAGGTCCACTGACAGAACAATCATTCTTACTGAGCTGGAAGACACCTGTAAGACTTTGGATGAGAATATAAAGAATTATACTGAAAGTAAATGCAAACTTGAAATGTTAATTAAGGCTCTTTCTGAAGAGGAAGGTGGTGAGAAAGCTGATAGAACTGATGATGAAAAGGATAATAAAGACAGAACTACTACTAGTGATGAGGAAGAGACTAACAGTGATGAAGATTAA